The DNA segment GATCGACAAGGGCAATGCGGAAGATATCCACCCGCTGACCAACAAGCTGATACGCACCATCGAGGACCGCGATGCGCTTTATGTCGCCGTTCTCCTGCACGACATCGCCAAGGGTCGCGAGGAAGACCACTCCGAGGCCGGCGCCAAGGTGGCGCGCAAGCTTTGCCCGCGTTTCGGCCTGACGCCGAAGCAGACGGAGCTGGTGGTCTGGCTGATCGCCGAGCACCTGACCATGTCGATGGTCGCCCAGACTCGCGACCTGACCGACCGCAAGACCATCATCGATTTTGCCGACCGGGTGCAGTCGCTCGACCGGCTGAAGATGCTGCTGATCTTGACCGTGTGCGACATCCGCGCCGTTGGTCCCGGCGTATGGAACGGCTGGAAGGGCCAGCTTCTGCGTACGCTCTACTACGAGACCGAACTGCTGCTCGCCGGCGGTTTCTCAGAAGTATCGCGCAAGGAGCGGGCGGAAGACGCCGCCAAAGCGCTCGAAAAGGCGCTGGAGGACTGGAGCCAGAAGGACCGCAAGGCCTACGTCAAACTGCACTACCAGCCCTACCTTCTCTCCGTGCCGCTGGAAGATCAGATCCGCCATACGCAGTTCATTCGCCAGACCGACAAATCCGGCCAGGTCCTGGCGACCATGGTGCGCACCGACAGTTTCCATGCCATCACCGAAATCACCGTGCTCTCGCCGGACCATCCGCGCCTTCTGACGGTGATCGCCGGCGCCTGCGCTGCCGCGGGCGCCAATATCGCCGATGCGCAGATTTTCACGACGTCTGATGGTCGTGCGCTCGACACCATCCATGTCAGCCGCGAATTCCCCGACGACGCGGACGAGCTACGGCGCGCCGGTACCATCGGCAAGATGATCGAGGACGTGCTCGCCGGCCGGAAGCGCCTGCCGGAAGTCATCGCCACCCGCACCAAGAACCGCCGAAAGAACAAGGCTTTCGTCATCCCGCCATCGGTGACGATCTCCAACAGCCTGTCGAACAAGTTCACCGTCATCGAAGTGGAATGCCTCGACCGCACCGGTCTCCTGTCGGAAATCACTGCGGTTCTCTCAGACCTGTCGCTCGACATCCAGTCGGCGCGCATCACCACCTTCGGCGAAAAGGTCATCGATACCTTCTACGTGACCGACCTCGTCGGACAGAAAATCTCTAACGAAAACAAGCGAGCCAACATCACCGCGCGTCTGAAGGCGGTGATGGCTGGCGAAGAGGACGAGGTCCGCGAGCGCATGCCGTCCGGTATTATCGCGCCCGCTGCCACGCGTTCGTCCGCTGTTGAAAAGCTCGATCCTGAAAAGAAAGCCGGTTCAGCCGCATGAGCCTCGTCAAGAAATTCATCACCGTCGGCGGCGCGACGCTTGGCAGCCGCATCTTCGGCTTCGCCCGCGAAACGCTGATGGCCGCCGCTCTCGGCACGGGGCCGATGGCTGACGTGTTTTACGCCGCCTTCCGCTTTCCGAACCTGTTTCGTCGCCTTTTCGCCGAGGGTGCCTTCAACGCCGCCTTCGTGCCGCTCTTCGCCAAGGAGATCGAGGCGAACGGCATCGAGGGCGCCAAGCGTTTTTCCGAGGAAGTCTTCGGCGTCCTGTTTTCAGTGCTGCTGCTGATCACCATCGTCATGGAACTGTCCATGCCGCTCCTGGTGCGTTGGGTCATCGCGCCTGGTTTCGCCGACGATGCCGAGAAATTCGACCTGACGGTCCGGTTGGCCGCCGTGATGTTTCCCTATCTCATGTCGATGTCGCTGACGGCGATGATGAGCGGCATGCTGAATTCGCTGCATCGTTTCTTCGCCGCCGCCGTGGCTCCAATCTTCCTAAACCTGGTGATGATCAGCGCGCTGTTCTATTCGATCTATTTCGGCGCCGATCCGCTGGCTACCGCCTGGTACCTGTCCTGGTCGGTGCTGGTGGCAGGCGTGCTGCAGCTGGGTGTCGTCTATATCGGCGTGCGCCATGCCGGCATCAATATCGGCCTGCGCTTTCCGCGCTTCACGCCCAATGTCAAGCGGCTCCTGCTTCTTGCCATCCCGGCGGCCATCACCGGCGGCGTCACCCAGATCAACCTGGTGATCGGGCAGGCGATCGCCTCGGGCAAGGAAGGCGCGATCGCCGCCCTGCAATATGCAGACCGCATCTACCAGCTGCCGCTCGGCGTCGTCGGCGTTGCCGTCGGAATCGTGCTTCTGCCGGAACTGGCCCGTTCACTGAAGTCAGGCCACCTTAAGGAAGCCGCCAATATCCAGAACCGCTCGATCGAATTCGTGCTGTTCCTGACCCTGCCGGCCGCTGTCGCACTCTGGCTTCTCTCCGACGATATCATCCGCGTGCTTTACGAGCGCGGTGCCTTTAACCCGAACAATACGACGCTGGTCGGCTCCATTCTCGCCATCTTTGGCCTGGGCCTGCCGGCTTTCGTGCTGATCAAGGCGCTGCAGCCCGGCTTTTATGCCCGCGAAGATACGAAATCGCCGATGCGCTACACGGCGGTCGCCGTCTTCGTCAATTCGGCGCTGTCCATCCTGCTTTTCCCGGTGCTGGCCGAACGCGGCATTGCGCTCGCCGAGGCGGTTGCCGGATGGCTGAACGCTGTACAGCTCTTCGTCACGCTCTATCGCCGCGGACATCTCGCCTGGGAATGGTCGCTGGCGCGCCGCACCGTCATGCTGCTCGTCTCCTCCGCCGTCATGGGCGGCGTCATCGTATATTTGTCTCATCGCTGGGAGCCGCTTCTGGGGTCCAGCTCGACGCTGCTTACCAAGATCGGCGTCCTGGGCTTGCTCATATTGATTGCGATGGTGGTGTATTTCGTTGTCGCCTTCCTGATCGGCGGCGTGGATTTAGGCATGGTGCGCCGCAATTTGAAGCGCAAGCCGGCGGAGCCGTTTCGGACGCGGAGGTCGTGAACGGGGAGTATCAAACTCCTTTACCCCGACCCCTTCCCGCAAGCAGGGCAAGGGGACGATTTTGCCAGATGCGGAGCTTTCCCATGCCCCAATCCCTCTTTCTCGTCACCCTCGTCGTCGACGACTACGATCGCGCCAAGGCCTTCTATTGCGATGCGCTCGGTTTCGATTGCCTACAGGACGAGGCGCAGCCGGAGGGCAAACGCTGGGTCGTCATCAAGCCGAAAGGCGGCGAGGGCGCCGCGCTGCTGCTGGCCCAGGCCGCCGACGAAACGCAGCGTGCCGCAGTCGGCAACCAGACCGGCGGCCGCGTCGGCTTCTTCCTCAAGACAGATGATTTCGTTCGCGATCATGCCGCGATGAAGGAAAAGGGCGTGCGCTTTCTGGAGGAGCCGCGCCGCGAGGTCTATGGCACGGTGGCGGTCTTTGCCGATCCCTATGGCAACACCTGGGATCTGATCCAGCATTCTTCCTGAGACTCTGCCAGATATCCTCTTGATCCCCGGCTGCCCGCCGTGCATAAGCCGCTCGAAACCAAGGGTCGAGCGTCGCTCGCCCGGGCCCTCCACAAGCCTTTTGAGGACGACATGACCGAATTCAAGCCGCTCGTATTCTCCGGCGTCCAGCCGACCGGCAATCTCCATCTCGGCAACTATCTCGGCGCAATCCGCAAGTTCGTGGCCCTACAGGCCAACAACGACTGCATCTACTGCGTCGTCGACATGCATGCGCTGACTGCCCAACTCGTGCATGAGGACATGCCGGGCCAGATCCGTTCGATCACCGCCGCCTTCCTTGCCGCCGGCATCGACCCGGAAAAGCATATCGTCTTCAACCAGTCCGCCGTGCCGCAGCATGCCGAGCTTGCCTGGATCTTCAACTGCGTCGCCCGCATCGGCTGGATGAACCGCATGACGCAGTTCAAGGACAAGGCCGGCAAGGACCGCGAGCAGGCCTCCCTCGGCCTCTATGCCTATCCGAGCCTGATGGCGGCGGACATTCTCGTCTACCGCGCGACGCACGTGCCGGTCGGCGACGACCAGAAGCAGCATCTGGAACTGACCCGCGACATCGCCATGAAGTTCAATCTGGACTACATGGAGCATATCCGCCGCTCAGGCTACGGCATTGACATCACTGTCGGTGACGAGCCGGTACATGCCTATTTTCCGATGGTCGAGCCGCTGATCGATGGCCCGGCGCCGCGCGTCATGTCGCTGCGCGACGGCACCAAGAAGATGTCGAAATCCGACGCGTCCGACCTGTCGCGCATCAATCTTCTCGACGACGAAGAAAATATCTCGAAGAAGATCCGCAAGGCCAAGACTGATCCGGATGGCTTGCCGAGCGAGATCGCAGGCCTTGCCGGCCGGCCGGAAGCCGACAATCTTGTCGGTATCTATGCAGCGCTTGCCGATCGGTCGAAGGCGGACATTCTTTCGGAATTCGGCGGCCAGCAGTTCTCGGTCTTCAAGCCGGCGCTGGTCGATCTTGCCGTGCACGTGCTCTCGCCGATCACCGGCGAAATGCGCCGCCTGATGGCCGATCCCGGCCATATCGATGCCATCCTGCGCGACGGCGGCAACCGTGCGAGAGCCCGCGCCGAAGTGACGATGAAGCAGGTCCGCGACATCATCGGCTTTATCTACTGAGCCTTTTGGTCTCTTATCGGTTGGCGCGCGGCCGCTGCGGCGCGCCAAGACTAGCGAACGGATGGGCCGGCCTTGACTATCTTGCGGATTGCCTCCTTTTCGGAAGACGGAGCCGGCGGCAATCCCGCCGGCGTCTTGATTGCCGATGTCCTGCCCGATGCCGCTGAGATGCAGCGCATCGCGGCCGACGTCGGTTTCTCCGAGACCGCTTTCGCCTGCCCGGAAGGGCAGGGCTGGAGGGTGCGTTATTTCTCTCCAGAATCGGAAGTTCCATTCTGCGGTCACGCGACGATCGCCCTTGGAGCGGCCCTTGCGTTGCGGGAGGGCGACGGGATTTTTGCGCTCGCGCTCAATCAGGCCAATATCACTGTCGAGGGGCACCGAAATGGCGACGTCCTCACGGCGGCCCTGCAATCGCCGCCCACGCAAAGCAAGGCGCCGACGCCTGAATTGCTGTCGGAGGTGCTGGCGCTGTTCGGATATTCGACTGACGATCTGAACCCGGCCATTCCACCCGCGCTTATTCATGGCGGTGCC comes from the Rhizobium sp. NXC24 genome and includes:
- the murJ gene encoding murein biosynthesis integral membrane protein MurJ; translation: MSLVKKFITVGGATLGSRIFGFARETLMAAALGTGPMADVFYAAFRFPNLFRRLFAEGAFNAAFVPLFAKEIEANGIEGAKRFSEEVFGVLFSVLLLITIVMELSMPLLVRWVIAPGFADDAEKFDLTVRLAAVMFPYLMSMSLTAMMSGMLNSLHRFFAAAVAPIFLNLVMISALFYSIYFGADPLATAWYLSWSVLVAGVLQLGVVYIGVRHAGINIGLRFPRFTPNVKRLLLLAIPAAITGGVTQINLVIGQAIASGKEGAIAALQYADRIYQLPLGVVGVAVGIVLLPELARSLKSGHLKEAANIQNRSIEFVLFLTLPAAVALWLLSDDIIRVLYERGAFNPNNTTLVGSILAIFGLGLPAFVLIKALQPGFYAREDTKSPMRYTAVAVFVNSALSILLFPVLAERGIALAEAVAGWLNAVQLFVTLYRRGHLAWEWSLARRTVMLLVSSAVMGGVIVYLSHRWEPLLGSSSTLLTKIGVLGLLILIAMVVYFVVAFLIGGVDLGMVRRNLKRKPAEPFRTRRS
- a CDS encoding VOC family protein yields the protein MPQSLFLVTLVVDDYDRAKAFYCDALGFDCLQDEAQPEGKRWVVIKPKGGEGAALLLAQAADETQRAAVGNQTGGRVGFFLKTDDFVRDHAAMKEKGVRFLEEPRREVYGTVAVFADPYGNTWDLIQHSS
- the trpS gene encoding tryptophan--tRNA ligase; amino-acid sequence: MTEFKPLVFSGVQPTGNLHLGNYLGAIRKFVALQANNDCIYCVVDMHALTAQLVHEDMPGQIRSITAAFLAAGIDPEKHIVFNQSAVPQHAELAWIFNCVARIGWMNRMTQFKDKAGKDREQASLGLYAYPSLMAADILVYRATHVPVGDDQKQHLELTRDIAMKFNLDYMEHIRRSGYGIDITVGDEPVHAYFPMVEPLIDGPAPRVMSLRDGTKKMSKSDASDLSRINLLDDEENISKKIRKAKTDPDGLPSEIAGLAGRPEADNLVGIYAALADRSKADILSEFGGQQFSVFKPALVDLAVHVLSPITGEMRRLMADPGHIDAILRDGGNRARARAEVTMKQVRDIIGFIY
- a CDS encoding PhzF family phenazine biosynthesis protein — protein: MTILRIASFSEDGAGGNPAGVLIADVLPDAAEMQRIAADVGFSETAFACPEGQGWRVRYFSPESEVPFCGHATIALGAALALREGDGIFALALNQANITVEGHRNGDVLTAALQSPPTQSKAPTPELLSEVLALFGYSTDDLNPAIPPALIHGGADHFMLALKSRRTLAAMTYDLDAGRALMIREGWITILLAYAETPQLFHTRNAFASGGVYEDPATGAATAALAGYLRDIAWPHGGAVDIIQGEDMGMRSRLRADIPAAVGSSIRVSGEARLMDPKAG